One segment of Carya illinoinensis cultivar Pawnee chromosome 1, C.illinoinensisPawnee_v1, whole genome shotgun sequence DNA contains the following:
- the LOC122303015 gene encoding uncharacterized protein LOC122303015, with protein MEELHEAAMAYYANAPIELQRLAWNFYLSLDTDGDGQVSFTEYINFLQKSYSWIRPNFFLELDRNQDGSLDFWEVLTLYYAVKTRGGVCCQACQSCLVGLYFTCVTCFESGHKTYDLCPTCYKRKRTNHQHGFFLDNHVLLRSKRGVPSGLINLSQALAPRPAYMLDPPTMGDNGSMAAFQALETGLAMDKPRNNNNANTCSIM; from the exons ATGGAAGAATTACACGAAGCTGCAATGGCTTACTATGCCAATGCTCCGATAGAGCTTCAAAGACTGGCATGGAACTTCTACCTCTCACTGGACACAGACGGCGATGGCCAAGTCAGCTTTACGGAGTACATCAACTTCCTTCAGAAATCCTACTCATGGATACGCCCAAACTTCTTCTTGGAGCTGGACCGCAACCAAGATGGCAGCTTGGATTTCTGGGAGGTCCTCACTTTATACTACGCCGTCAAGACCCGGGGCGGCGTCTGTTGCCAAGCCTGTCAATCTTGCCTTGTCGGACTGTATTTCACCTGCGTTACATGCTTTGAAAGTGGGCACAAGACTTATGATCTCTGCCCTACCTGCTATAAAAGGAAGAGGACCAATCACCAGCATGGCTTCTTCTTGGACAACCATGTTCTTCTTCGCTCCAAGAGAGGTGTTCCTTCTGGTTTAATAAACTTGAGTCAG GCACTCGCTCCACGACCCGCATACATGCTTGATCCACCTACTATG GGTGACAATGGATCGATGGCAGCATTTCAAGCATTGGAGACGGGGCTTGCTATGGATAAACCtcgtaataataataatgctaaTACTTGTAGCATCATGTGA